The nucleotide sequence ttgctgcattccataagttttggtatgttgtgtttccatttttgtttgtttcatgattttttttctttgatccatttgttgttcaggagtgtgttgtttaatttccacatatttgtgagtcttccagttttccttctgttattgatttctagtttcatatcattatgatcagaaaagatacttggtatgattcaatcttcttaaatttgttaagacttgttttgtgaccttacatatgatctattctggagaatgttctgtgtgcacttgagaagaatgtgtattcttgtGCTgttggaatattctgtatatatctgtatatgtctattaggtccatttggttAAAGTATAGCTCAAGTCCAATTTTCCCTTATTGATTTTCAGCCAGCCCCCAGGGCCCAACAGCAGCACACAGGGGTTCAAGTTGGTGAAGGTGTCAATGTCCATGGAGACATTTTCCTATCCATTGTAGAAAGtagggtgttgaagtcccctgctgttattatattgttgttttcttctcctttcagatctgttagtagttgcttaatatatttagattCTCCAGTGTTCTTTTAAATTGTTACAACTTCTTGATGAactgatccctttatcattataaaatgactttctttgtctcttattatagtttgacttaaagtctattttgtctgatatgagtgtGGTtgtccctgctttcttttgggttccatttacatggaatatctttttccatcccttcacttttagccTTTGTTTATCCTTAAAACTGAAGTGAGTCTTTgttaggcagcatatagttgggcttttttttttttttttttaatccatttagccactctctatcttttgattggagaacttaattcatttatatttaaagtacttattGATAATGAAGACTTATTAATGCCATCTTATTGCTTATTTTCTGGCAGctttgtagttcctttgttcctttctccctctcatgctctcttcctttgtgaattggtgTTTTTCCATAGCgatatgctttgattcccttcttttatcttttgtgtatctttatAGGTTTTTACTCTGTGGCTACtttgaggcttacataaaatatcttatagttataatagtctattttaagttgatagcaaCTTCAATTGCATACATCTACCCCACCCTGTTACTCCTCccctaattttgtttttgatgtcacaatttacatctttttatattgtgtatttataacaaattattgtagctatagctatttttaatactcttatcctgtaacctttatactagagttgAGTAATTAACACATCACCaaattacagtattagagtattctgaatttgactatatacttagttttaccagtgtgttttattttttcatatgttttctgttactaattagtgtcctttttcatttcagcttgaagaactcctttcagcatttcttgtaaggcaggtctagtggtgatgaacccCCTCAccttttgtctgggaaagtctttatcttgcCTTCCTTTCTAcaggacagctttgctgggtaaagtattcttggttggcagatttttctttcagcacttaaatatatcatcccactttctcatggcctgtaaggtttctgctgagaaatccactgatagccttgtGGGAGTTTCCTTATATGTGagaattttttattctcttgctgcttttaaaattctttctttgtctttgattttagacagttttgCAATATTATGTCTTTGATAAGATCCCTTTGGATTGAATCTGGGGACCTATGAGTGTCATGAACTGGAAGTCCAAATCTTTTCCTGGATTTGGacattctcagctattatttctttagttgagctttcttcccctttctgtctGTCAGCCCTGCTAAGGATTCTGATGCTTTCTCAGAGCTTTTCTATGCATTTGCCTGCTCCACACTTCTTGTTCCCACTTGAGGGGAGGGACTCTTAAGATTGTATGCTTTCTCTCAACCCTCAAAGTCAGGCTGTATTCTGATAGCCTCCCATTTGTTTTCCCTAGGGTGGTGCTGAATGCTCAAGTTTGTGCACTTTTTCCCAAGCCTGCAGAGTCAACTTGCTTTCTATGCATGCTCACTAGTCATTTTTTCCTTGGAGAGGGCTAAACTACTGGGAGCCATCTTGGTGCCTGAGTCATAGCTGCCATTATGACATCATAGGTCTCTCCCCTCCACTTTTTCTACCCACACCATGGCTAGAGGAACATAGACCTGAGGGGATTTGAACCATCTGCACCCAATCCATGTGGGACCAGTGGTgagtaagagagagacagacaaaccATGCTTTTTAGAGATGTCCCTATAGATCTCTCTGGGTGAGGGAACCCTCTGACATTTGAATAATACTCTGGGAAACCCTGGAAGCTGGGAATATGTGGGATACTGGATGAAGTACGAGAGAGAGCAGCCTTACTCTTGCCTTTCCCTTAACCGCTGATTTCAGGAGAAGGACCAgcctaaaaaaattaatgaacacaCTAAAGATGAGCCTCAGGAGAAAGGGGAACTGAATGGTTTATCTTCAGCACCACTGACCTCAGAGAAGAATATGGAGGTAGGAGGAGCCCTGACTTGGATGTCTCTGGTCCTTGTGTCTTAGTGCTTATGGCTAGTGTCTTTTGCATGGTCCAGAGCTAAGAGCAGGAATTAACTCATTCTTATCTGTCCtctttcatcattttgttttcaggCTAACCCTATGAATATGGTTGAGACAAAGAGAGTGGATGATGCTAATAAGACCCCCAGAGAAGTATCACCTCCTCTCCGCATACCAtacagggctggggctgggaatATGGGGGCCGTGTTTGCAGAATGGAATGGCCAACATTTGGGAAGCTTGGCTTAAtcaatattgtgtgtgtgtgtgtgtgtgtgtgtgtgtgtttgagctTGTACATCTATGTTTGCTTGTTAAGATTTAAAGTGTGAAAGTCAAGAGAAGTGAAGATGGGGAAGAGATAAGAGAGGTAGAACGTTTTGGGATGGGGGAAACTTTCAATACTATGGCATGACAGAGGAAGAGAGTAGGTTGTGAATTGGAGCTGGAGTCAAGGATGAAAGGGCAGGATTAGCAAAGGATGCCACTTCTCCAGCAGATGGGTGGGATCTGAAGGGAAGGGTTATAGATCTTGGTTGGGAGTGCAGGCTCACGTGGAACATGGTAACCCTTTGACTCATAGATCATAGCGTTTGCCTTAGTCTTGCCAACTTGATCTGTGTAAAACTGGTGGCCAGGGCAGATgtactcccattttacagttggggacTCTGAGATTCAGAAGTCAACGTGATGTGTCCACGTCCATTAACCAGAGAGGGCTAGCGAAGACAACTTTTGGTCTTCTGGTTCCAGCCAGTGCCTTGCCCAGTGCTTCTGAGGTTCAGAAGAAGGGATGATTATTGATAGGGAATCAGAGTCTGTTCCTGGCATACCCTAGGGCTGAAGTAGGtgggaaatattttctgaatgtctcctcttttttcttgctaGATCACAGGAAACCAAAATAAACCCCCTACCAGTGATCCGGAAGTCGTAAAGATCCAGGCCTGGTGGCGTGGTACGCTGGTGCGCCGGACGCTGCTGCATGCGGCCCTCAGAGCTTTGATCATTCAGAACTGGTGGAGGCAGAAGCTAGTGAAGCTGCTGGAGGATAAGCGGCGGATGGCACTGGAGACCTTTATACAGAGGGAGTGGGCAGCAGTCAGGCTGCAGTCCTGGGTCCGCATGTGGCGCATCCATCGGCGGTATTGCTGTTTGCTCAACGCTGCCCGCATCATCCAGGCCTATTGGAGGTGCCACTCCTGTGCTACCCAGGGTTTCATCAAGGGTCACTACAGAGTCACGGCCAACCAGCTGCATCTCGAGCTAGAGATCTTGCTGGGTTCAGAGCCTTGCATTGTGACGGAGTGTATTCCCCTCCCAATAAAAGAGTGAAGTGGTTtttccccagcctctctctgttTGACAGGCTCCAAGACATCAGGGTAAATGATGGCAGATACTTAGACTCTCATATGTTAGTTCTGAGGAATCAGCAATGGCTGTCTGAGACCCTGAGTTTGTCTCAGGGGAAGGATTCTGAGCCTTTGACTAGACTGAGCAGAGACTGactgattagcaatgtctgccataAATAGGAAGGTTGGAGGTACATATCTGCCATGTTGGCCAACTCAGGGAACATCATTCATGTTTGGTCTATGTAAATGGTGTCTCTCTCCCAGACTGTGTATAATGCAAGCCTAGGGGAGTGGGGTTGGTAATGACAATGGCAGCGTATTTGCCAGGAATTTACCCACCTAGGTCTAGTTGCTCAAGGCTTGTTCTCCCACCCCCATGATTGAGAAGAGCCCACCCACCCCAAGCTCTGATTCTGGCTCCTGTTGGGCTGGCTCCCatacatggagggcaaggagagacccaAGAAAGAGgtactccagattggtaggtagcaatttaataagcaagggaacttacatatgaggcttgtcttgggcagctgcaagacgagtagatctctgcacctgcccaccagaatcttaaaggTATATGTAGAGGCCTTAACTGAATTCAGTCAAATATACCacccagatggtctcaacaatacattgctctctcaaggctgcatccttgaaaatggctcccactgtgggaacagtgggcacAACATACATTCCAAGAAcaagggaggggtgaggagcctctgattgcccgGGTCCAGCTTATAGGTCAACTGGCAGTCacatcctctcaatgacctcctctaACAGCTCCCTGCCCAAATGGGGGCTATATCCT is from Equus przewalskii isolate Varuska chromosome 15, EquPr2, whole genome shotgun sequence and encodes:
- the IQCF1 gene encoding IQ domain-containing protein F1 isoform X1 produces the protein MEANPMNMVETKRVDDANKTPREITGNQNKPPTSDPEVVKIQAWWRGTLVRRTLLHAALRALIIQNWWRQKLVKLLEDKRRMALETFIQREWAAVRLQSWVRMWRIHRRYCCLLNAARIIQAYWRCHSCATQGFIKGHYRVTANQLHLELEILLGSEPCIVTECIPLPIKE
- the IQCF1 gene encoding IQ domain-containing protein F1 isoform X2 gives rise to the protein MEITGNQNKPPTSDPEVVKIQAWWRGTLVRRTLLHAALRALIIQNWWRQKLVKLLEDKRRMALETFIQREWAAVRLQSWVRMWRIHRRYCCLLNAARIIQAYWRCHSCATQGFIKGHYRVTANQLHLELEILLGSEPCIVTECIPLPIKE